From a region of the Thermodesulfobacteriota bacterium genome:
- a CDS encoding adenylate kinase, which yields MVLIIFGPPGAGKGTQASMITKNYDMLHISTGDMLRAAVKEGAELGNLAKSYMDKGELVPDDVVIGVIREVIKNTNSVNGYLLDGFPRTIPQAEALDRMLNSESLKVDKVVSIEVPDGEIISRIGGRRVCEKCGVMYHKLYDPPKNADVCDKCGGSLYQRDDDREDVIRKRLEVYSRQTLPLKTYYRDASILREIDGLGTIDDVRRRISDSLNQRT from the coding sequence ATGGTTTTGATCATCTTTGGACCGCCTGGTGCTGGAAAGGGTACGCAGGCTTCAATGATCACAAAAAATTACGACATGCTGCACATTTCGACTGGTGATATGCTCAGGGCCGCAGTTAAGGAAGGGGCTGAATTAGGAAATCTTGCCAAATCCTATATGGATAAGGGTGAACTCGTGCCCGATGATGTTGTAATTGGAGTAATAAGAGAGGTGATTAAAAATACCAATTCGGTCAATGGATATCTCTTAGACGGATTTCCGAGAACTATTCCGCAGGCCGAGGCCCTGGATAGGATGCTGAATTCTGAGTCTCTAAAGGTCGACAAAGTGGTGTCTATAGAGGTACCTGATGGAGAAATAATAAGCAGGATCGGGGGGAGAAGGGTTTGCGAAAAATGTGGGGTCATGTATCATAAACTATACGATCCTCCGAAGAACGCAGATGTTTGTGACAAATGTGGGGGAAGTCTTTATCAACGTGATGACGATAGAGAAGATGTAATAAGAAAAAGACTTGAGGTATATAGTAGACAGACTCTGCCTCTAAAAACATATTATAGAGATGCTAGTATTCTTAGGGAAATAGATGGTCTAGGCACCATAGATGATGTAAGACGTAGGATAAGTGATTCGTTAAATCAAAGGACATGA
- the map gene encoding type I methionyl aminopeptidase — protein sequence MIILKSKDEIEEIRYASQVVIEVLQALKEESKPGMSTWDLNVIAEEMTAKRDSKPAFKGYRNYPASICCAVNDEVVHGIPSKKKILKEGDILSIDFGVHRNGFYGDSAITVPIGHVSPEANLLLQVTRNSLYRGIENAHPSNRLFDISHAIQSYVEAEGFSVVTAFVGHGIGRKLHEDPQVPNFVPKNGNRWNGIRLKPGMVLAIEPMVNIGRPDIKILNDGWTAVTEDGKLSAHFEHTVAITDNGALILTEWEF from the coding sequence ATGATTATTTTAAAAAGCAAGGATGAGATAGAAGAAATAAGATATGCTTCTCAAGTTGTAATTGAAGTCCTTCAGGCCCTAAAAGAGGAGTCTAAGCCGGGGATGTCAACTTGGGATCTTAACGTGATAGCTGAGGAGATGACAGCAAAAAGGGATTCTAAACCAGCTTTTAAGGGGTACAGGAATTATCCGGCCTCCATCTGCTGCGCGGTAAATGACGAGGTTGTCCATGGAATCCCGTCAAAGAAGAAAATATTAAAGGAAGGGGATATCTTAAGCATAGATTTCGGTGTTCACCGCAATGGATTCTATGGGGATTCCGCAATTACTGTCCCTATAGGTCATGTATCTCCTGAAGCCAACTTGCTACTTCAGGTTACTAGAAATTCATTGTATAGAGGAATTGAAAATGCGCATCCATCGAACAGGCTCTTTGATATCTCACATGCAATTCAAAGTTATGTCGAAGCAGAGGGTTTTTCCGTCGTTACGGCATTCGTGGGACACGGAATTGGTAGAAAACTCCATGAGGATCCCCAAGTTCCAAATTTTGTTCCAAAAAATGGAAATCGATGGAACGGCATAAGGCTAAAGCCTGGAATGGTGTTGGCTATTGAACCTATGGTCAATATTGGAAGACCTGATATAAAAATATTAAATGATGGATGGACAGCCGTGACTGAGGACGGCAAACTTTCCGCTCACTTTGAACATACCGTCGCAATAACAGACAATGGGGCGTTAATTTTGACTGAGTGGGAGTTTTAG
- the infA gene encoding translation initiation factor IF-1 — translation MPKEERLEFQGTVIEALPNAMFRVKIENGRDHEILAYVSGKMRTRFIRILPGDKVKVELSTYDLTKGRITYRLKK, via the coding sequence ATGCCGAAAGAGGAAAGACTGGAGTTTCAAGGTACAGTGATTGAAGCGCTTCCGAATGCTATGTTTAGGGTTAAGATTGAAAACGGTCGTGATCATGAAATCCTTGCCTATGTTTCAGGTAAGATGAGGACGCGTTTTATAAGAATCCTGCCTGGAGACAAAGTGAAGGTAGAACTTTCGACTTATGATTTAACGAAGGGAAGGATTACTTATAGATTGAAAAAATGA
- the rpmJ gene encoding 50S ribosomal protein L36: MKIRASVKKVCDKCKIIRRRGVVRVICENKKHKQKQG, translated from the coding sequence ATGAAGATAAGAGCATCTGTTAAAAAGGTGTGTGATAAGTGTAAGATAATTAGGAGAAGGGGTGTGGTTCGGGTTATCTGTGAGAACAAGAAACATAAACAAAAGCAAGGGTAG
- the rpsM gene encoding 30S ribosomal protein S13 encodes MPRIAGVDIPPSKRMEVGLTYIYGIGRKVSREILNEAQIDPNIKSKDLSEHEIAKIRDIIEKEYMVEGDLKRDTQNNIKRLMEIGCYRGIRHRQGLPVRGQKTGSNARTRKGPRGTAIAKKKKTTK; translated from the coding sequence ATGCCGAGAATAGCGGGTGTTGACATTCCACCTAGCAAGAGAATGGAAGTGGGTCTTACCTATATTTATGGGATAGGAAGAAAGGTATCAAGGGAAATACTTAATGAGGCTCAAATTGATCCAAATATAAAGTCAAAGGATCTGAGTGAGCACGAGATAGCCAAGATAAGGGATATTATTGAGAAGGAGTATATGGTTGAGGGTGACCTGAAGAGGGATACCCAAAATAATATCAAGCGCCTTATGGAAATTGGCTGTTATAGAGGGATAAGGCATAGACAGGGTCTTCCGGTTCGCGGACAAAAAACAGGGTCGAATGCTAGAACTAGAAAAGGACCCCGCGGTACTGCTATTGCAAAGAAGAAGAAAACCACGAAGTAG
- the rpsK gene encoding 30S ribosomal protein S11 translates to MATKKTTKRTKKFVEQGIVHIQATFNNTIVTISDSQGNVIAFSSGGMKGFKGTRKGTPFSAQVAAEDAAKKAVGFGMRSALVFVKGPGPGREPAIRSIQAAGIKITMIRDVTPLPHNGCRPPGRRRV, encoded by the coding sequence TTGGCAACCAAGAAAACAACTAAGAGGACAAAGAAGTTTGTTGAGCAGGGAATTGTGCATATCCAGGCAACATTTAACAACACGATAGTGACGATAAGTGATTCTCAGGGAAATGTAATCGCTTTTTCGAGCGGGGGCATGAAGGGATTCAAGGGCACAAGGAAGGGAACTCCTTTTTCGGCTCAGGTTGCGGCTGAGGACGCGGCAAAAAAGGCTGTTGGCTTTGGCATGAGGAGCGCACTGGTGTTTGTTAAAGGACCAGGTCCCGGGAGGGAGCCTGCAATAAGGTCGATACAGGCGGCTGGTATAAAAATAACAATGATCAGAGATGTAACACCGCTACCGCATAATGGCTGCAGACCGCCAGGTAGACGGCGAGTGTAG
- the rpsD gene encoding 30S ribosomal protein S4 has translation MARYIGSVCRLCRREGMKLFLKGDKCYSAKCAVDKRPDKAPGEHGHLRPKFSEFGIRLREKQKVKRIYGLTERQFRKYIEKASRSKAETGKLLISLLERRLDNVLYRLGFASSRKEARHLVHFGHILVNGKRVDVPSYQIKEGDAIEVAQKSRKIGRINQSIESLERRGFPGWLELDKDNYKGVVRKLPLREDVTLPIEEQLIVEFYSRV, from the coding sequence TTGGCAAGATACATTGGTTCTGTGTGTAGACTTTGTAGAAGGGAAGGAATGAAGCTTTTTCTAAAGGGGGATAAGTGCTACTCGGCTAAATGCGCTGTTGATAAGCGCCCTGATAAAGCGCCTGGAGAACATGGGCATCTTCGCCCAAAGTTTTCAGAATTTGGGATCAGGCTCAGAGAAAAACAGAAGGTGAAGCGGATTTATGGACTTACCGAAAGGCAGTTTAGGAAATACATTGAAAAGGCTTCTCGGTCGAAAGCAGAGACCGGTAAGCTATTGATTTCACTGCTTGAGAGAAGGTTAGATAATGTTTTGTACCGTTTGGGATTTGCGAGCTCCAGAAAAGAGGCTCGTCATCTTGTTCATTTTGGACATATTCTTGTCAATGGTAAGAGGGTCGATGTGCCGTCGTATCAAATAAAAGAGGGTGACGCGATTGAAGTTGCGCAAAAGAGCAGGAAAATTGGCAGGATTAATCAATCTATTGAATCTCTCGAACGGAGAGGATTTCCTGGCTGGCTTGAATTAGATAAGGATAATTACAAGGGTGTGGTTAGAAAATTACCCCTGAGAGAAGATGTTACATTACCGATTGAAGAGCAATTAATAGTTGAGTTCTATTCGAGGGTTTAG
- a CDS encoding DNA-directed RNA polymerase subunit alpha produces MKEFQKNWQELIRPKRLQKEEKSSSALYGKFICEPLERGYGVTLGNTLRRILISSIQGPAITSIKIGGVLHEFSTIPGVKEDVTEIILNIKGVELKMHTYEPQELRISAAGECDVKAGDIIIGHQVEVVNPDHHIVTLSAEDAKIEIMMTAEMGRGYEPVERRGDIQSAIGVIPIDALFSPIRKVNYTVTNARVGRRTDYEKLTLEIWTNGTINPEDALAYAAKILKEQIAVFINFDEAQFEEVPEVEEKKEISGTEDVLFTTIDDLDLSARSQNCLRKANIDYVGDLIQKTEEDLLNLENFGKRSLVEIKEILTELGLNLGSTLNKEVFESEKSKRTSEKRVSH; encoded by the coding sequence TTGAAGGAATTTCAAAAGAACTGGCAGGAACTAATCAGACCAAAAAGGCTTCAAAAGGAAGAGAAGAGTTCTTCCGCCCTTTATGGGAAATTTATATGTGAGCCTTTGGAGAGAGGTTATGGGGTCACACTTGGAAACACTTTAAGAAGAATCCTTATATCTTCGATCCAGGGACCGGCTATAACATCTATCAAGATTGGTGGTGTATTGCATGAATTTTCTACCATACCCGGTGTTAAGGAGGATGTTACGGAGATTATTTTAAACATTAAGGGTGTCGAGCTAAAAATGCACACATACGAACCACAGGAATTGAGAATTAGTGCCGCTGGTGAGTGTGATGTAAAAGCCGGTGATATTATCATCGGTCATCAAGTAGAGGTGGTAAATCCCGATCATCACATTGTTACACTCTCAGCGGAAGACGCGAAGATAGAAATTATGATGACAGCTGAAATGGGTAGGGGTTATGAACCGGTGGAGAGACGGGGTGATATTCAAAGCGCGATTGGGGTGATACCAATAGATGCATTATTTTCACCAATTAGAAAGGTAAATTACACAGTAACGAACGCGAGGGTCGGCAGACGCACGGACTATGAAAAGCTCACACTCGAGATTTGGACAAATGGAACCATTAATCCCGAGGATGCATTAGCGTATGCTGCTAAGATTTTAAAGGAGCAGATTGCCGTATTTATTAACTTTGATGAGGCACAGTTTGAGGAAGTACCGGAGGTCGAAGAGAAAAAGGAAATAAGTGGAACAGAAGATGTTCTTTTTACTACGATTGATGATCTGGACCTTTCAGCAAGATCTCAAAATTGCTTGAGGAAAGCCAATATAGACTACGTCGGCGACCTGATACAGAAGACCGAAGAGGACCTGTTGAACCTCGAGAATTTTGGCAAGCGGTCATTGGTTGAAATAAAGGAGATACTAACTGAGCTTGGCTTAAATCTGGGATCAACTCTTAATAAAGAGGTTTTCGAATCTGAAAAATCTAAGAGAACAAGCGAGAAGAGAGTTTCTCATTGA